One window from the genome of Dyadobacter sp. CECT 9275 encodes:
- a CDS encoding gliding motility lipoprotein GldH, translating to MKSVRYLVVACLAFLFFSCNENVVYTAYDDIPDGLWYIKNKPQFKVDIKDTTQAYHIYYLLRNSLQYPYYNLYLTREITGPDGKQLSSVLQEVFISNEITGKPFGNGLGDLFDHKIPVLKNHVFPKPGIYTFTLSQSMRQNPLPFVLSVGISVEKVQPVK from the coding sequence ATGAAATCAGTGCGTTATCTGGTTGTTGCCTGTCTGGCTTTTCTTTTTTTCAGCTGCAACGAAAATGTGGTTTATACAGCCTACGATGATATTCCTGACGGGCTCTGGTATATCAAAAACAAACCGCAGTTTAAGGTTGACATCAAGGATACCACCCAGGCATACCATATTTATTATCTGCTGAGGAATTCCTTACAGTATCCTTATTATAATCTTTACCTGACCAGAGAAATCACAGGCCCTGATGGCAAGCAGCTATCTTCCGTGCTACAGGAAGTATTTATTTCAAACGAGATCACAGGAAAACCTTTTGGAAACGGCCTTGGTGATTTATTCGACCATAAAATTCCCGTTCTGAAAAATCACGTTTTCCCCAAACCAGGAATTTACACTTTCACCTTGTCGCAATCAATGCGCCAGAATCCCCTTCCATTTGTACTTAGCGTTGGCATCAGTGTGGAAAAAGTCCAACCTGTAAAATAA
- a CDS encoding response regulator transcription factor, whose translation MSTAKASNSVPKVLVVDDDSDIVELLEYNLIKEGYSVVTASNGKKAIEITKTFIPDLILLDIMMPQMDGIETGRILRQNPDIKNTYILFLTARSEEYSEVAAFEVGADDYITKPIKPRALMSRINALFRREAQKAESGDQIDILDLAINRKNYTVTQNGEKSVVLPKKEFELLFFLAQTPNKVFSRDELLQKIWGADIYVLERTVDVHIRKLREKLGETYIKTLKGVGYMFANEVQNS comes from the coding sequence ATGAGCACCGCAAAAGCAAGTAACTCAGTGCCTAAGGTATTGGTTGTTGATGATGATTCAGATATAGTGGAACTTCTTGAGTACAATCTCATCAAAGAAGGGTATTCAGTGGTGACCGCATCCAACGGAAAAAAAGCAATAGAGATTACCAAAACATTTATTCCGGACCTTATCCTGCTCGACATCATGATGCCCCAGATGGACGGCATTGAAACGGGCAGAATTCTTCGCCAGAATCCGGATATAAAAAATACATATATCCTGTTCCTCACCGCCCGGTCCGAAGAGTATTCGGAAGTAGCGGCATTCGAAGTTGGTGCAGACGACTATATCACAAAACCTATAAAGCCCCGCGCCTTGATGAGCCGCATCAATGCTCTGTTCCGCAGAGAAGCGCAAAAAGCAGAATCCGGCGATCAGATCGACATCCTGGATCTGGCGATTAACCGTAAAAATTACACCGTTACTCAAAACGGCGAGAAGTCGGTGGTGCTTCCGAAAAAGGAGTTCGAATTACTTTTCTTTCTGGCTCAAACGCCCAACAAGGTATTCAGCCGGGATGAGCTTCTGCAGAAAATTTGGGGTGCAGACATTTACGTGCTCGAAAGAACCGTTGACGTACACATCCGGAAATTAAGGGAAAAGCTGGGCGAAACCTATATCAAAACGCTCAAAGGAGTGGGTTATATGTTTGCCAACGAGGTCCAGAACTCCTGA
- a CDS encoding (Fe-S)-binding protein, which yields MAIFQQLLFIILLGLTGWLVYRRAAVIRMTIQLGKPELRTDQPGRRMGIMARVALGQKKMFDRPVIGILHFAVYMGFILINVEILEIVLDGALGKHRLFASALGGLYPILIGFFEFLALGVLLACSIFLIRRRILRTERLQPSRHREMLGWPEMDATIILVLEIVLMIAILTMNAADSVLQDLGNAHYTQTQDFFFSRYLKPLFAHWSEGSLILYERAAWWLHITGIFAFAIYVTYSKHLHIVLAFPNTYFSQLSAKGEMRNMPEITAEVKSMLGVDSVGPSETAVPERFGAKDVADLTWKNLMDAYSCTECGRCTSVCPANLTGKKLSPRKIMMDTRDRLEEVGRNMQQNTGKFVDDGKALLGDYILEEEILACTTCNACVQECPVLINPLDIILQLRRYKIMDEAQAPGSWNMMFQNLDTNQAPWKFSPADRFNWAEKL from the coding sequence GCAGCTTCTTTTTATCATTTTACTGGGTCTTACGGGCTGGCTAGTGTACCGCAGGGCTGCTGTCATCAGGATGACCATTCAACTTGGCAAACCTGAATTACGTACTGATCAGCCAGGAAGGCGCATGGGAATAATGGCCCGGGTGGCCTTGGGGCAGAAGAAAATGTTTGACAGGCCCGTAATAGGTATCCTTCACTTTGCAGTGTATATGGGTTTTATACTCATTAATGTCGAGATTTTGGAAATCGTACTGGATGGGGCCCTGGGAAAACACCGGCTTTTCGCTTCTGCTTTGGGGGGGCTTTATCCTATCCTTATTGGTTTTTTCGAATTTCTTGCCTTAGGTGTTTTACTGGCGTGCTCCATCTTTCTGATCCGGAGACGGATCCTCAGGACCGAACGCCTGCAGCCTTCCAGGCACCGAGAAATGCTGGGTTGGCCGGAAATGGATGCGACCATCATTTTAGTGCTCGAAATCGTGCTGATGATTGCAATCCTGACCATGAATGCCGCAGATTCGGTACTTCAGGACCTGGGAAATGCACATTATACCCAAACTCAGGACTTTTTTTTCAGCCGCTATCTTAAACCCTTATTTGCCCATTGGAGCGAAGGTAGTCTCATTCTCTATGAACGTGCTGCCTGGTGGTTACATATCACAGGAATTTTTGCCTTTGCCATATATGTCACTTATTCCAAGCATCTGCACATCGTGCTGGCTTTCCCAAACACTTATTTTTCACAGCTATCGGCAAAAGGGGAAATGCGTAATATGCCGGAGATCACAGCAGAGGTTAAAAGTATGTTAGGTGTTGACTCTGTGGGACCATCCGAAACGGCGGTTCCTGAGCGGTTCGGGGCAAAAGATGTTGCCGATCTGACCTGGAAAAACCTGATGGACGCTTATTCATGTACCGAATGCGGCAGATGTACTTCTGTTTGCCCGGCAAATCTGACAGGCAAAAAACTATCCCCGCGTAAAATCATGATGGACACTCGGGATCGCCTCGAAGAGGTTGGCAGGAATATGCAGCAAAATACCGGCAAGTTTGTGGACGATGGTAAAGCATTACTGGGCGACTATATCCTTGAAGAAGAAATTCTCGCCTGCACTACGTGTAATGCCTGTGTGCAGGAATGTCCCGTTCTCATCAATCCCCTCGATATTATCCTTCAGCTCAGGCGTTATAAAATTATGGATGAAGCACAAGCTCCAGGTTCTTGGAATATGATGTTCCAAAATCTGGATACTAACCAAGCCCCCTGGAAGTTTTCGCCTGCCGATAGATTTAACTGGGCCGAAAAACTCTGA
- a CDS encoding (Fe-S)-binding protein: MAELEYKVPTMAEMAAANETPEVLFWVGCAGSFDDRYKKVTVAFAKILNKAAVKFAVLGTEESCTGDPARRAGNEFTFQMLAISNIQVLDMYGIKKIVTACPHCFNTLKNEYPALGGNYEVLHHSEFLQQLINEGRVGLEGGGNFKGKKITFHDSCYLGRANNVYEAPRKVLEALDAELVEMKRCRTKGLCCGAGGGQMFKEPEKGTKDINIERIEEAIETGASTIAVACPFCMVMMTDGVKNKEKEDTLKVYDLAELLAQAGNL, translated from the coding sequence ATGGCCGAGCTCGAATATAAGGTACCCACAATGGCCGAAATGGCGGCGGCTAACGAAACCCCGGAGGTATTGTTCTGGGTTGGCTGTGCCGGTTCCTTCGACGACCGGTACAAAAAAGTTACCGTGGCTTTCGCTAAAATTCTGAACAAAGCCGCTGTAAAATTTGCCGTACTTGGTACCGAAGAAAGCTGTACCGGAGATCCTGCCCGCAGAGCCGGAAATGAGTTCACGTTTCAAATGCTCGCCATTTCTAACATACAGGTCCTGGATATGTATGGTATAAAAAAAATTGTAACCGCATGTCCTCACTGTTTCAATACCTTAAAAAACGAATATCCTGCGTTAGGCGGAAACTATGAAGTATTACACCATTCCGAATTCCTGCAACAGCTGATCAACGAAGGACGGGTGGGGCTGGAAGGCGGCGGAAATTTTAAAGGAAAAAAAATCACCTTCCATGATTCCTGTTATCTCGGACGCGCTAATAATGTCTATGAGGCGCCCCGTAAGGTATTGGAAGCGCTGGATGCCGAGTTAGTCGAAATGAAACGTTGCCGTACGAAAGGCCTATGCTGCGGAGCGGGAGGCGGGCAAATGTTTAAAGAACCCGAAAAAGGTACAAAGGATATCAATATCGAACGTATTGAAGAGGCCATCGAAACAGGCGCTTCTACCATTGCAGTGGCCTGCCCCTTTTGCATGGTCATGATGACGGACGGTGTTAAGAACAAAGAAAAGGAAGATACCCTTAAAGTTTATGACCTCGCTGAGCTCTTAGCCCAGGCCGGTAATCTTTAA
- a CDS encoding AI-2E family transporter, which translates to MNSTLRSLPDKDKETPYYIKLASILVALIAGVYILFTLSETIIPLAFSVLLAILLHPVCAWLELRRVPRIGAILLSILVLVIVLAGLISIVTLQMGSFGEELPRITEKAELLLDETLTMGERYLNISRNQQVSEAKKYLINTLSEGKTFFLNTLVTTTGAISTFILLPLYIFFFLLYRDFFRRFVHKAFKSVPDAHLNMLLKKIYMVIQSYLSGLFLVILIVGVLNSIGLLILGIPHAIFFGFLAGFLILIPYIGILIGSVLPALLSIVTMDSPWYAVGVIGIMSFVQFLEGNFITPNIVGSKVSVNPLAAIVALFLGGQLWGLSGLILALPFTAILKVILDAIPSMEPFGFLLGEPVHEVAEEKAEEQKAQQKENSKKPYRRYRNKPRKKPGINPAPGSSDTATA; encoded by the coding sequence ATGAACTCTACGTTACGTTCTCTTCCGGACAAAGATAAAGAAACACCTTATTACATTAAACTTGCCAGTATTCTTGTTGCGCTTATCGCCGGAGTGTATATTCTTTTCACCCTGAGTGAAACAATCATACCACTGGCATTTTCGGTATTGCTGGCCATCCTTCTGCACCCCGTATGTGCTTGGCTTGAACTGCGCCGCGTACCGCGTATCGGTGCCATTTTGCTCAGTATACTGGTACTTGTGATTGTGCTGGCGGGGCTGATTTCCATTGTTACTCTTCAGATGGGGAGTTTTGGAGAAGAGCTTCCCCGCATCACCGAAAAAGCGGAATTGCTCCTGGATGAGACCCTCACGATGGGGGAGCGGTACCTGAACATAAGCCGTAATCAACAGGTCAGTGAGGCAAAGAAATATCTGATCAACACGCTGAGTGAAGGGAAAACCTTTTTTCTTAACACGCTGGTAACTACCACCGGAGCTATCTCGACATTTATCCTGTTGCCTTTGTATATCTTCTTTTTCCTTCTCTACCGTGATTTTTTCAGGCGTTTTGTACACAAGGCTTTTAAGAGTGTCCCGGATGCCCATTTAAATATGCTCCTGAAAAAGATATACATGGTGATACAAAGTTACCTGTCCGGGCTCTTTCTCGTTATTCTGATCGTCGGTGTTTTAAATAGCATAGGATTGCTTATTTTAGGAATTCCGCACGCCATATTTTTCGGGTTTCTGGCAGGATTCCTTATCCTGATCCCCTACATCGGAATTCTCATCGGATCTGTTCTGCCGGCTTTGTTAAGCATTGTTACCATGGATTCGCCCTGGTATGCGGTCGGGGTGATAGGAATCATGAGCTTTGTGCAGTTTCTTGAGGGGAATTTTATTACTCCCAACATTGTGGGATCCAAGGTAAGCGTCAATCCGCTTGCGGCCATCGTGGCTTTGTTTCTGGGCGGTCAGCTTTGGGGTTTGTCCGGGTTAATTCTGGCACTTCCTTTTACGGCAATTTTAAAAGTTATCCTGGATGCTATTCCAAGTATGGAGCCGTTTGGTTTTTTGCTGGGAGAGCCGGTTCATGAGGTAGCAGAGGAAAAAGCAGAAGAGCAGAAGGCACAGCAAAAGGAAAATTCAAAAAAGCCCTACCGCCGATACAGGAATAAACCGCGTAAAAAACCTGGGATTAATCCTGCACCGGGCTCATCCGATACGGCCACTGCCTGA
- a CDS encoding AsmA-like C-terminal region-containing protein gives MFPKLLKAFGIAALIVGVLLGGIEVWVSRNQEKIFRKIQATVNENLNGNLAVGRFKFRPFIGGFGLNFTLSDVTLTDTLYNSHKTPFLQAGTIHVALNLNGIFSGNFKVENLVLKDGGLRIFVRKDGYSNLSIFSNNKKKRDNKSEKGIDEDLIAKLKKLRFINYEVTYSDSTTAKEYGAILRDVTNELVQEGSQINGNFRGNVFFKGLIFKPARGGFLVNQETDLSLVIAYDQDLKELRILPSTLQNATHDVIGIKGNFDLADSVKKFSMFFDARKIQVANALPLLPKIVSAQIDSIGIKTRVDTEVKLVGKFGPMQPRLDVHFKTDTFNYDLPVGNLKKMVADGHYTNQADTTQIPNVFNTRLTAPSVRGFFESLPFNFKLTVNNFRDPRAVLDGYIKADSISLDGLLDPKRYRFNQGSADIEFHFDGNLKKFYNPGKDKFDGQLWGKASIKDVAMDYLPRKVHLKKITGEFMFNEKAMVFPDLSFHDGQNMLYVKGKVMDLIPYLFGSPKPLRALVDINIPSWQLNWLEPLLANRGAPKQARKKKLKLTSLLDDVIDNMSIAARLRSGNLKYKSFKASNVMGDFEIIDNSVRIKSFSMNAFGKGHFEVSGELDNSGKNPLPHVALRGNIRNANVNSVFSSFNDFGQKSITDANIRGLLNTSFNFQSRLNNNVRLVPSSMQGEVHMDLRNAYILNFEPFLKMKKLIFKNRNFERVQLAPIVTDFKLSGEEIEIRPLEIESNVMTLYIDGVYSFGRKTNINIQIPLSNLKKRDSTYVLNPNDPKTKEGSNIYLRAIDEGGEVNFKLAFRKKKDKPKDKEQR, from the coding sequence ATGTTTCCCAAACTTTTAAAAGCTTTCGGAATTGCAGCGTTGATTGTTGGTGTCCTGCTGGGAGGGATAGAAGTGTGGGTATCGCGGAACCAGGAGAAAATTTTCAGGAAAATTCAGGCTACTGTGAATGAGAATCTCAACGGAAATCTAGCCGTTGGCAGGTTTAAATTCAGGCCATTTATCGGAGGATTCGGCCTTAATTTTACTCTTTCGGATGTCACACTGACCGATACCTTATACAACAGTCATAAAACACCCTTTCTGCAAGCTGGTACTATTCATGTGGCGCTGAATCTGAACGGCATTTTTTCCGGAAATTTCAAGGTGGAGAATTTGGTTCTCAAGGATGGCGGGCTGAGGATTTTTGTGAGAAAGGACGGGTATTCCAACCTTTCAATATTCAGCAACAATAAAAAGAAAAGGGATAATAAAAGTGAAAAGGGGATCGACGAGGATCTTATAGCCAAATTGAAGAAACTTCGTTTTATCAATTATGAAGTTACTTATTCTGACTCTACCACGGCCAAAGAATACGGCGCCATTTTAAGAGATGTTACCAATGAACTGGTCCAGGAAGGCTCTCAGATAAATGGTAATTTTCGGGGTAATGTTTTCTTTAAAGGGTTGATATTCAAGCCTGCTAGGGGTGGGTTTCTTGTTAATCAGGAAACGGATCTCAGCCTGGTGATCGCGTATGATCAGGACTTGAAAGAGCTGAGGATTTTACCTTCAACCCTTCAGAATGCCACACATGATGTGATCGGAATAAAGGGGAACTTTGACCTGGCAGATTCGGTCAAAAAGTTCAGTATGTTTTTTGATGCCAGGAAAATCCAGGTAGCCAATGCTTTGCCGCTGCTTCCGAAAATTGTCAGCGCGCAGATCGACTCCATCGGGATCAAAACCAGGGTGGATACGGAAGTGAAGCTGGTAGGCAAGTTTGGACCTATGCAGCCCAGGCTCGATGTGCATTTTAAGACTGATACCTTCAATTATGACCTCCCAGTCGGTAATTTAAAAAAAATGGTAGCCGATGGGCATTATACCAACCAGGCCGATACCACACAAATCCCGAATGTTTTTAATACCCGGTTAACCGCACCTAGTGTCAGGGGCTTTTTTGAGTCACTGCCTTTTAATTTCAAACTTACAGTTAACAATTTCAGAGATCCAAGAGCCGTCCTGGATGGCTATATCAAAGCTGATTCGATTAGTCTGGATGGTTTACTGGATCCCAAGAGGTATCGTTTCAATCAGGGAAGCGCCGATATAGAATTCCATTTTGACGGAAATCTTAAAAAATTCTATAATCCGGGTAAGGATAAGTTTGACGGACAACTTTGGGGGAAAGCTTCCATCAAGGATGTGGCCATGGACTATTTGCCAAGAAAGGTTCATCTGAAAAAAATTACGGGCGAATTTATGTTCAATGAAAAGGCAATGGTTTTTCCAGACCTCTCTTTTCATGACGGACAGAATATGCTTTATGTAAAAGGGAAGGTAATGGATCTGATCCCCTACCTGTTTGGTTCGCCAAAGCCTTTGCGTGCTTTGGTAGATATCAACATTCCGAGCTGGCAGCTCAACTGGCTTGAACCTTTGCTGGCCAACAGGGGTGCTCCAAAGCAGGCAAGAAAGAAAAAGCTGAAGCTTACGTCCCTGCTGGATGACGTGATCGATAATATGTCGATAGCGGCCCGGCTGCGATCCGGGAATTTGAAATACAAAAGTTTCAAAGCCAGTAACGTAATGGGTGATTTTGAAATTATTGACAATTCAGTCCGCATTAAAAGTTTTTCCATGAATGCTTTTGGCAAAGGGCATTTTGAAGTATCCGGAGAACTTGACAACTCCGGAAAAAATCCTTTGCCCCACGTTGCGTTAAGAGGTAACATCAGAAATGCGAATGTGAATTCTGTTTTCTCTTCTTTTAACGATTTCGGGCAAAAGAGCATTACTGATGCAAACATCCGTGGGCTGCTGAATACCTCATTTAATTTTCAGTCAAGGCTCAATAACAATGTCCGGCTGGTGCCTTCGAGTATGCAGGGAGAAGTACACATGGACCTCAGGAATGCTTATATACTTAATTTTGAGCCTTTTCTTAAGATGAAAAAGCTGATTTTTAAGAATAGAAATTTTGAAAGGGTCCAACTTGCGCCTATTGTCACTGATTTTAAACTAAGCGGAGAGGAGATAGAGATCAGGCCGCTGGAGATAGAATCCAACGTCATGACCTTGTATATTGACGGGGTTTACAGCTTTGGAAGAAAAACCAACATCAATATTCAGATACCGCTCAGTAACCTCAAGAAGCGGGACTCGACCTATGTTCTCAACCCCAACGATCCTAAGACAAAGGAGGGGTCGAATATATACCTCAGAGCTATTGACGAAGGGGGAGAGGTTAATTTTAAGCTTGCCTTCAGGAAAAAGAAAGACAAGCCCAAAGACAAGGAACAGCGTTGA